In a single window of the Tachyglossus aculeatus isolate mTacAcu1 chromosome 14, mTacAcu1.pri, whole genome shotgun sequence genome:
- the TTC38 gene encoding tetratricopeptide repeat protein 38 — translation MSALRDCQAWREAGLPLSTTSNEACKLFDATLTQYVKWTNDKSLGGIEGCLSKLKEADPTFTMGHVIANGLELVGTGSSVLLDKELDLAVKTMLDLANGQPLTEREQLHVSAVDMFAKGRLPKACDLWEQILQKHPTDMLALKFAHDTYFYLGYQPQMRDSVARVYPYWTPHIPLSSYVKGIYSFGLMETNFYDQAEVLAKEALSVERTDAWSVHTIAHVHEMKAEVEAGLEFMQRSESNWKDCDMLACHNYWHWSLYLIEKGEYEAALTIYDNHIAPSLLSSGAMLDMVDSCSMLYRLQMEGVPVGGRWEDVLKITKQHSRDHILLFNDAHLLMSFLGAKDHETTSELLATLQDVSNSPGENSQHLLARGVGLPLCHAMVAFENGDHDRALELLLPIRYQIVQLGGSNAQRDVFNQLLVHAALNSEAPSSRNLARSLLVERDALRRNSPLTERLLRKAGAAHLRE, via the exons GCTTGGAGGGAGGCCGGCCTCCCCCTGTCTACTACCAGTAATGAAGCCTGCAAGCTGTTCGATGCTACCCTGACTCAG TACGTGAAATGGACCAATGATAAAAGCCTTGGAGGCATAGAAGGGTGTCTTTCAAAGTTAAAGGAAGCAGATCCAACTTTTA CTATGGGCCACGTGATCGCCAACGGCCTGGAGCTGGTTGGCACCGGCAGCTCCGTGCTTCTGGACAAAGAGCTCGACCTGGCAGTGAAGACCATGCTGGATCTTGCCAACGGTCAGCCGCTGACCGAGCGGGAGCAACTGCACGTGTCCGCCGTCGACATGTTTGCCAAAGG GCGCCTTCCCAAAGCCTGCGACCTATGGGAGCAGATCTTACAGAAACACCCGACGGATATGTTGGCGCTGAAGTTTGCCCACGACACGTACTTCTACCTGGGCTACCAGCCACAGATGCGGGACTCCGTGGCCCGCGTTTATCCTTACTGGACGCCTCACATTCCCCTCAGTAG CTATGTGAAGGGCATTTATTCATTTGGACTGATGGAAACTAACTTTTATGACCAAGCGGAAGTGCTTGCCAAAGAA GCTCTGTCTGTCGAGCGGACGGACGCCTGGTCGGTTCACACCATCGCCCACGTCCACGAGATGAAGGCCGAGGTCGAGGCCGGCCTGGAGTTCATGCAGCGCTCTGAAAGCAACTGGAAG GACTGTGATATGCTTGCTTGCCATAACTACTGGCACTGGAGTTTGTATCTTATTGAAAAG GGTGAATACGAGGCTGCGTTGACAATTTATGATAATCAC ATTGCCCCCAGCCTCTTGTCGAGCGGGGCGATGCTTGACATGGTGGACAGCTGTTCCATGCTCTACCGGCTCCAAATGGAAG GGGTCCCGGTCGGCGGGAGATGGGAAGACGTGCTGAAGATTACAAAGCAGCATTCCAGAGATCACATTCTTCTGTTCAATGACGCTCACTTGCTGATGTCCTTCCTCGGAGCCAAAGACCACGAAACCACCAGTGAGCTTCTAGCCACCCTTCAGGATGTGAGCAA CTCTCCCGGTGAAAACAGTCAGCACCTTCTGGCTCGGGGGGTGGGTCTGCCCCTCTGTCACGCCATGGTGGCATTTGAGAACGGGGACCACGACAGGGCGTTGGAGCTGCTGCTCCCCATCCGCTACCAGATCGTTCAGCTTGGGGGAAGCAATGCTCAG AGAGACGTCTTCAATCAGCTACTGGTCCACGCCGCCCTAAACAGTGAGGCGCCGTCCTCTCGGAATTTGGCTCG gagcctgttGGTGGAGCGGGACGCGCTGAGGCGGAACTCGCCGCTGACGGAGCGGCTCCTCCGGAAGGCAGGGGCGGCCCACCTCCGCGAGTAG